In a single window of the bacterium genome:
- a CDS encoding Zn-ribbon domain-containing OB-fold protein, with amino-acid sequence MAVTTAAVPLRPGLFDVDAGGTPRLLGSRCEACGAHFFPRRRICARCRSSAMTAVPLSTRGTLYTYTTVHQSTPAFATPYVLAYADLPEGVRLLAQLAAAPGDVRIGMPVELRVEPVGVNAEGRPVLGYRFHPAAEARDG; translated from the coding sequence GTGGCGGTCACGACGGCGGCGGTCCCGCTTCGTCCCGGACTCTTCGACGTCGACGCCGGCGGGACGCCCCGGCTCCTCGGGAGCCGCTGCGAGGCATGCGGCGCGCATTTCTTTCCCCGGCGCCGGATCTGCGCCCGGTGCCGCTCCTCGGCGATGACGGCCGTGCCGCTCAGCACGCGCGGCACGCTCTACACGTACACGACGGTGCACCAGTCGACGCCGGCGTTCGCCACGCCGTACGTGCTCGCGTACGCCGATCTTCCGGAGGGCGTGCGCCTCCTGGCGCAGCTGGCGGCTGCGCCCGGTGACGTGCGCATCGGCATGCCGGTGGAGCTGCGGGTCGAACCGGTGGGCGTGAACGCGGAAGGCCGACCGGTGCTGGGCTACCGGTTCCACCCGGCGGCGGAGGCGCGCGATGGCTGA
- a CDS encoding LuxR C-terminal-related transcriptional regulator: MGSTDVLDLFTRTTDGVMAVDPACRVILWNRAAESVLGYSAAEVLGRACHDVVRGRDAVGNLFCHPHCSVLTMARRDEMAHAYDLTTQGKDGAERRLNVSTVLVPGAGGNIVVHLFRDVTAARRERHPEAVPGGDGNGAPSASSPADAPGQLTAREREILCLMARGEGTQAMARRLFISTATVRNHTQSILTKLAVHSRLEAVALAFRSGII; the protein is encoded by the coding sequence GTGGGGTCCACCGACGTTCTCGATTTGTTCACGCGCACCACCGACGGGGTGATGGCCGTGGACCCGGCCTGCCGCGTGATTCTCTGGAATCGCGCCGCGGAGTCGGTGTTGGGGTATTCGGCCGCGGAGGTGCTCGGCCGGGCGTGCCACGACGTGGTGCGCGGGCGCGACGCGGTCGGGAATCTCTTCTGCCATCCGCACTGCAGCGTGCTGACTATGGCGCGCCGTGACGAGATGGCGCACGCCTACGACCTCACGACCCAGGGCAAGGACGGCGCGGAGCGGCGGCTCAACGTCAGCACGGTGCTGGTGCCGGGCGCCGGCGGCAACATCGTCGTCCACCTCTTCCGGGACGTGACGGCCGCCCGCAGAGAACGCCACCCGGAGGCCGTCCCCGGCGGCGACGGAAACGGCGCGCCGTCCGCGAGTTCGCCGGCGGATGCCCCGGGTCAGCTGACCGCGCGCGAACGGGAGATCCTGTGTCTCATGGCCCGCGGGGAAGGCACCCAGGCCATGGCGCGGCGGCTCTTCATCAGCACCGCCACCGTCCGCAACCACACGCAGAGCATCCTGACGAAGCTGGCGGTGCACAGCCGCCTCGAAGCCGTCGCCCTCGCCTTCCGCAGCGGAATTATTTGA
- a CDS encoding 2-hydroxyacyl-CoA dehydratase family protein, with protein sequence MAETKTPIGFIRNEGRRLMDRWWQEMTAADGAGRPTAYVFVMGSLDEILRVFDLPINCPEITSLQTAVRGRSLEYLQTAEGYGYSPDICGYVKADVGLQLKDRQHPNGTVPKPALAIATNMCNTYIKWAEIWEQMYHCPVFVLDLPAWRGGDVTPRVDGEAFRNDRRYVEGQLRDLIGLCERLTGRRFDIDRLREVMAEVNRMAAGYQAVLSLNRHRPAPFSAIREGIVFQGISNLYRGTPEGSRFFEGAAEELRERIHLGMGTLNEKYRLLLTGTTCYAALKRFAELFEEWGGVFVHSTYMVFAGGGFGSDFAYDVTRPIESLAETLLLSAWRGFSTPMFYAQDWLAETVREWSVDGICFHGVKSCRTTSTGLPDVREWLRTHFDIPGLFIQSDLVDPRMWSDAQLKNRIDAFIESLAGRRATGSHEAGIRRPSDANAAR encoded by the coding sequence ATGGCCGAGACAAAGACGCCGATCGGCTTCATCCGCAACGAGGGCCGCCGTCTGATGGACCGGTGGTGGCAGGAGATGACGGCCGCCGACGGGGCGGGGCGCCCGACGGCGTACGTCTTTGTGATGGGCTCCCTCGACGAAATCTTGCGGGTGTTCGATCTGCCCATCAATTGTCCCGAGATCACGTCGCTGCAAACCGCCGTGCGCGGCCGGTCGCTTGAATACTTGCAAACCGCCGAGGGCTACGGCTACTCCCCCGATATCTGCGGCTACGTGAAGGCGGACGTGGGGCTGCAGCTCAAGGACCGCCAGCATCCCAACGGGACCGTCCCCAAGCCCGCGCTCGCGATCGCGACGAACATGTGCAACACCTACATCAAGTGGGCCGAGATCTGGGAGCAGATGTACCACTGCCCGGTGTTCGTCCTCGACCTGCCGGCCTGGCGCGGGGGCGACGTGACCCCGCGGGTCGACGGCGAGGCCTTCCGGAACGACCGGCGCTACGTGGAGGGGCAGCTGCGGGACCTGATCGGCCTCTGCGAGCGTCTGACCGGCCGGCGCTTCGACATCGACCGGCTGCGCGAGGTGATGGCCGAGGTCAACCGCATGGCCGCTGGCTACCAGGCCGTGCTGTCGCTGAACCGCCACCGGCCCGCGCCGTTCAGCGCGATCCGCGAGGGCATCGTGTTCCAAGGCATCTCCAACCTCTACCGGGGCACGCCCGAGGGGTCCCGGTTCTTCGAGGGCGCCGCGGAGGAACTGCGCGAGCGCATCCACCTCGGGATGGGCACGCTTAACGAGAAATACCGGCTGCTCCTGACCGGCACCACATGCTACGCCGCGCTCAAGCGCTTCGCCGAGCTGTTCGAGGAGTGGGGCGGGGTCTTCGTCCACAGCACGTACATGGTGTTCGCCGGCGGCGGCTTCGGCTCGGACTTCGCCTACGACGTGACCCGCCCGATCGAGAGTCTGGCCGAGACGCTGCTGCTCTCCGCCTGGCGGGGGTTCAGCACACCGATGTTCTACGCGCAGGACTGGCTCGCCGAGACGGTCCGGGAGTGGTCCGTGGACGGCATCTGCTTCCACGGCGTGAAGTCGTGCCGCACCACGTCCACCGGCCTCCCGGACGTCCGCGAGTGGCTGCGCACCCATTTCGACATTCCGGGGCTGTTCATCCAATCGGACCTTGTGGACCCGCGGATGTGGTCGGATGCGCAGCTCAAGAACCGGATCGACGCGTTTATCGAGTCGCTGGCCGGGCGCCGGGCGACGGGATCTCACGAGGCCGGCATTAGGCGGCCATCCGACGCGAACGCGGCGAGGTGA
- a CDS encoding XdhC family protein, whose protein sequence is MKDVLDRVERWLAGGRRVGLATVIATERSAPRDPGAVMAVTEDLEVAGSVSGGCVEAAVIEEAAQVIRTGRPARVTYGISDEDAVAIGLSCGGIVHIFVERVTGTGELFAAFARAVREDRPVALATEVTGPHAGAKMLVAPDRTLGGFGDPALDGEVTADARAMLERAQTGARRYGAGARERADVEVFINSFAPAPAMYLFGATVHAAAVARIGKFLGYRVTVCDARAALATRARIPDADAIAVQWPDEFLTRAPVDRRTAICILTHDPKFDLPLLQIALTTSAGYIGILGSRRTHAARCTALRAAGVPADALTRVRAPIGLDLGARTPEEVAVAIAAEIIALRDERPLSERIPRAEHRTPAATWPEWSDAASRPR, encoded by the coding sequence ATGAAGGACGTCCTGGACCGCGTCGAGCGCTGGCTGGCCGGGGGCAGGCGCGTCGGCCTCGCGACCGTGATCGCCACGGAGCGCTCCGCGCCCCGCGATCCCGGCGCCGTGATGGCGGTCACCGAGGATCTTGAAGTCGCCGGCTCCGTGTCCGGGGGCTGTGTGGAAGCGGCGGTGATCGAGGAGGCGGCGCAGGTGATCCGGACCGGCCGCCCCGCGCGCGTGACCTACGGCATTTCCGACGAGGACGCGGTCGCCATCGGGCTGTCCTGCGGCGGCATCGTTCACATCTTCGTCGAACGCGTGACGGGGACGGGGGAGCTGTTCGCCGCGTTCGCGCGGGCGGTCCGAGAGGATCGTCCGGTCGCCCTCGCGACCGAGGTGACCGGGCCGCACGCGGGCGCGAAGATGCTCGTCGCGCCGGATCGGACGCTCGGCGGGTTCGGAGATCCGGCGCTGGACGGCGAGGTGACCGCCGACGCCCGGGCGATGCTCGAGCGGGCGCAGACCGGCGCGCGCCGGTACGGCGCCGGCGCGCGCGAGCGCGCGGACGTGGAGGTGTTCATCAACTCGTTCGCGCCGGCGCCGGCGATGTATCTCTTCGGCGCGACGGTCCACGCCGCGGCGGTCGCGCGCATCGGGAAGTTTTTGGGCTACCGCGTCACCGTGTGCGACGCCCGGGCGGCGCTCGCCACCCGGGCGCGAATCCCGGACGCCGACGCCATCGCGGTCCAGTGGCCGGACGAGTTTCTGACCCGCGCTCCGGTCGACCGGCGGACCGCGATCTGCATCCTCACGCACGATCCGAAGTTCGACCTGCCGCTGCTCCAAATCGCGCTTACGACCTCCGCGGGCTACATCGGCATCCTCGGCAGCCGCCGGACCCATGCGGCCCGGTGCACGGCGCTCCGCGCCGCGGGCGTGCCCGCGGACGCGCTCACCCGGGTCCGCGCTCCGATCGGCCTCGATCTCGGGGCGCGCACCCCCGAGGAGGTGGCGGTCGCGATCGCCGCGGAGATCATCGCGCTCAGGGATGAGCGGCCGCTCTCGGAGAGGATTCCCCGTGCGGAGCACCGAACGCCCGCCGCAACATGGCCCGAGTGGAGCGACGCCGCAAGCCGGCCCCGGTAG
- a CDS encoding thiolase family protein, translating into MADVWIAGVGMTKFGKHPDRTAADLGVDAVLDAIADAGLDPRRVEAAYCGHVFQGMVTGQRVLAGAGLAGIPLVNVEDACSSGAVAIREAMLAILAGAHDIVLAVGVEHLTARFRGALTPDEDDIEGAVGLTMPAIYAMRARRHMAEFGTTRRQIAMVSVKNKRNAARNPLAQIRTPVTLDEVLASRPIADPLCLHDCSPVSDGAAAAVLCSDRVACRSGPGRAMRLAASALRTGIVEAEPGSMAFEPLTRQTAWDAYERAGLGPEEIDLAEVHDCFSIAEILRVEGLGLHAAGTYPAALERGDADIGGRLPINPSGGLLGKGHPLGATGVAQVVEIVRQLRGAAGSRQVEGARVGLAHCRGGKAAGIEGAACTVQIVTT; encoded by the coding sequence ATGGCTGACGTGTGGATCGCCGGCGTCGGGATGACGAAGTTCGGCAAGCATCCGGATCGCACCGCGGCGGACCTGGGCGTGGACGCCGTGCTCGACGCGATCGCGGACGCCGGCCTGGATCCCCGCCGCGTCGAGGCGGCGTACTGCGGGCATGTCTTCCAAGGCATGGTGACCGGGCAGCGCGTCCTGGCCGGCGCGGGGCTTGCGGGCATCCCGCTGGTGAACGTGGAGGACGCGTGCAGCAGCGGCGCCGTCGCGATCCGGGAGGCGATGCTGGCCATCCTCGCCGGCGCGCACGACATCGTGCTCGCCGTCGGTGTCGAGCACCTCACGGCCAGGTTTCGCGGCGCGCTCACCCCCGACGAGGACGACATCGAGGGCGCGGTGGGTCTCACCATGCCGGCGATCTACGCGATGCGCGCGCGGCGGCACATGGCCGAGTTCGGCACGACCCGCCGGCAGATCGCGATGGTCTCGGTGAAGAACAAGCGGAACGCCGCCCGCAACCCGCTCGCCCAGATCCGGACGCCGGTCACGCTCGACGAGGTGCTGGCCTCGCGCCCGATCGCGGACCCGCTGTGCCTGCACGATTGTTCGCCGGTGAGCGACGGCGCGGCCGCCGCGGTATTGTGCAGCGACCGCGTGGCGTGCCGGTCCGGGCCGGGGCGGGCGATGCGTCTCGCCGCGTCGGCGCTGCGAACCGGCATCGTCGAGGCCGAGCCGGGATCGATGGCGTTCGAGCCGCTGACCCGGCAGACGGCCTGGGACGCCTACGAGCGTGCCGGTCTGGGACCCGAGGAGATCGATCTCGCGGAGGTCCACGATTGCTTCTCCATCGCCGAAATATTACGCGTCGAGGGCCTGGGCCTCCACGCCGCGGGGACCTATCCCGCGGCGCTCGAGCGCGGCGACGCCGACATCGGCGGCCGCCTGCCGATCAATCCGAGCGGCGGCCTGCTCGGCAAGGGCCATCCGCTCGGCGCGACCGGCGTCGCGCAGGTCGTCGAGATCGTCCGCCAGCTGCGCGGCGCGGCGGGCAGCCGGCAGGTCGAGGGCGCCCGCGTGGGCCTGGCGCACTGCCGCGGCGGCAAGGCGGCGGGCATCGAAGGCGCGGCGTGCACCGTGCAGATCGTGACGACGTAG
- a CDS encoding CoA transferase, translated as MGALDGIRVLDLSQGAAGPICTMHLGDLGARVVKVEPPGGEWGRALGPPFVGDVAAAFIGMNRNKRSVVVDLKRPGGRDIVARLAAHTDVLVESFRPGVMVRLGLGYETLAADHPRLVYCAISAFGQDGPWRHRPGVDGIVQGASGLMSVTGEPDGGPVKVGVPAADTSAGFLAAQGVLAALFARERTGRGQRVDVALLDALLAFQTVPLAMYLASGKPPDRTGSGAAYAAPNEAFPTRDGFIMVAAYTPERWAALCEVLGRRDLAADARFASNEARVRHRAALREALIPIFRTRSSAEWVSTLDAADIICGSIATYPEVVAHPQVRHNNMVVSFEHPRLGRTAVIGSPLRLSETPTAVTRPAPLPGEHSVEVLLEAGFSVREIAAAAAAGVVPGRAAPVRGQGAEPPRRRRETRGRSRAV; from the coding sequence ATGGGCGCGCTTGACGGCATCCGCGTCCTCGATCTCTCGCAGGGCGCGGCAGGGCCGATCTGTACGATGCACCTCGGCGACCTCGGCGCGCGGGTCGTGAAGGTCGAACCGCCCGGCGGCGAGTGGGGCCGGGCGCTGGGTCCGCCGTTCGTCGGGGATGTCGCGGCGGCGTTCATCGGGATGAACCGCAACAAGCGCAGCGTCGTCGTCGACCTCAAACGGCCGGGCGGCCGCGATATCGTCGCGCGTCTCGCGGCGCATACCGACGTGCTCGTCGAGAGCTTCCGGCCCGGTGTGATGGTGAGGCTCGGCCTCGGCTATGAGACGCTGGCCGCGGATCATCCCCGGCTCGTGTACTGCGCGATCTCCGCGTTCGGTCAGGACGGGCCCTGGCGCCACCGGCCCGGCGTCGACGGCATCGTCCAGGGCGCGAGCGGCCTCATGAGCGTGACCGGTGAACCGGACGGCGGCCCGGTCAAGGTCGGCGTGCCGGCGGCGGACACCTCCGCGGGATTTCTCGCCGCGCAGGGCGTGCTCGCCGCCCTGTTCGCCCGCGAGCGCACCGGGCGCGGGCAGCGGGTGGACGTGGCGCTGCTCGACGCGCTGCTCGCGTTTCAGACCGTGCCGCTGGCGATGTACCTCGCCTCGGGGAAGCCGCCCGATCGCACCGGCAGCGGCGCGGCGTACGCCGCGCCGAACGAAGCCTTTCCGACGCGCGACGGCTTCATCATGGTGGCCGCGTACACCCCGGAACGATGGGCCGCGTTGTGCGAGGTGCTCGGCCGCCGGGACCTCGCCGCGGACGCCCGATTCGCCTCCAACGAAGCGCGCGTGCGCCACCGTGCCGCGCTGCGTGAGGCGCTGATCCCGATCTTCCGGACCCGGAGCTCGGCGGAGTGGGTATCCACGCTGGACGCCGCCGACATCATCTGCGGCTCTATCGCCACCTATCCGGAAGTGGTCGCCCACCCGCAGGTGCGCCACAACAATATGGTGGTGTCGTTCGAACACCCGCGGCTCGGACGGACGGCCGTGATCGGCAGCCCGCTGCGTCTCAGCGAGACACCGACGGCCGTCACGCGGCCGGCGCCGCTCCCGGGCGAGCACTCCGTGGAGGTGCTCCTGGAGGCAGGGTTTTCGGTTCGAGAGATCGCCGCGGCCGCGGCCGCGGGCGTCGTGCCCGGGCGCGCCGCCCCGGTGCGCGGTCAGGGCGCGGAACCTCCGCGCCGGAGGAGGGAGACACGTGGGCGAAGCCGTGCTGTTTGA
- a CDS encoding SDR family NAD(P)-dependent oxidoreductase translates to MGVQGRVAVVTGAGQGIGEGIARHLAAGGAKVVVNDVIADRVRRVVAGLEDADAQAVGVAADISRAAGAAEVVRTAREAFGTVDILVNNAGIARDRYLTKMSEEDWDEVLRVNLKSCYLLCREAVPLMMEQRRGRIVSIASRAWLGNPGQVNYAASKGAVVSVTRTLALELGKFGITVNAVAPALVDTPLFRALKDDVQERLLKTVPAGRIGTPADIANAVGFFASDEASYVTGQLLYVCGGRSVGAY, encoded by the coding sequence ATGGGCGTTCAGGGACGAGTGGCCGTTGTCACCGGAGCCGGGCAGGGAATCGGCGAGGGGATCGCGCGCCACCTGGCCGCCGGGGGCGCCAAGGTGGTGGTCAACGACGTGATCGCCGACCGCGTCCGGCGCGTCGTCGCCGGCCTCGAGGACGCGGACGCGCAGGCCGTCGGGGTGGCCGCGGACATCAGCCGCGCGGCCGGCGCCGCGGAGGTCGTGCGGACGGCGCGCGAGGCCTTCGGGACCGTCGACATCCTCGTCAACAACGCCGGGATCGCCCGCGACCGCTACCTCACCAAGATGTCCGAGGAGGACTGGGACGAAGTGCTCCGCGTGAACCTCAAGTCGTGCTACCTGCTGTGCCGCGAGGCGGTGCCGCTCATGATGGAGCAGCGCCGCGGCCGCATCGTGAGCATCGCGTCGCGGGCCTGGCTCGGCAACCCGGGCCAGGTCAACTACGCGGCGAGCAAGGGCGCCGTGGTCAGCGTGACCCGCACGCTGGCGTTGGAGCTCGGCAAGTTCGGCATCACGGTCAACGCGGTCGCGCCGGCGCTGGTCGACACCCCGTTGTTCCGCGCGCTCAAAGACGACGTCCAGGAGCGTCTGCTCAAGACCGTGCCCGCCGGCCGCATCGGGACCCCCGCCGACATCGCCAACGCGGTGGGGTTCTTCGCGAGCGACGAGGCGTCGTACGTGACCGGACAGCTGCTGTACGTCTGCGGCGGCCGCAGCGTGGGAGCCTACTGA
- a CDS encoding PrpF domain-containing protein, whose protein sequence is MRTVREQAAIRCVLMRGGTSKGVFLSAADLPADRAARDQTILALFGSPDPRQIDGLGGADILTSKVAIIGPPTRSDADVDYTFGQVSIREPVVDYDINCGNLSAAVGVYAIEEGFVRASEPVTSVRVHNTNTAKVFVAHVPVRDGSPAVEGETVIDGVPGSGAEIVLDFTGTVGAVTGRLLPTGRPLDRLHVPALGGSVEASIVDVANLCVFVAAADVGMTGAEGPANFTAAHLRALVAVKDAAAARLGLSADGLVPLPVAVAPPLAYQTFAGRDVRPDEVDLLARLAGGRPPMLHKTFPGTAATCTAVAARIAGTVPATASARARHDREIRIGHPGGVMPARALVSGGPPWTVREAGYFRTARRLMEGHALVRRAVLGAYAGARR, encoded by the coding sequence GTGCGGACCGTGCGGGAACAGGCCGCCATCAGATGCGTGCTGATGCGGGGCGGCACGAGTAAGGGCGTGTTTCTGTCGGCGGCCGACCTGCCCGCCGATCGGGCCGCCCGCGACCAAACCATCCTCGCGCTCTTCGGCAGTCCCGATCCCCGCCAGATCGACGGGCTCGGCGGCGCGGACATCCTCACCAGCAAGGTCGCGATCATCGGCCCACCTACGCGCTCCGACGCCGACGTAGATTACACGTTCGGCCAGGTCAGCATCCGCGAGCCGGTCGTGGACTACGACATCAACTGCGGCAACCTGTCGGCGGCCGTGGGAGTGTACGCCATCGAAGAAGGCTTTGTCCGCGCCTCGGAGCCCGTGACCTCGGTGCGGGTCCACAACACGAACACCGCCAAGGTCTTCGTCGCGCACGTGCCGGTCCGCGACGGCTCCCCGGCGGTGGAGGGGGAGACGGTGATCGACGGCGTGCCCGGCAGCGGCGCGGAGATCGTCCTCGACTTCACCGGTACCGTCGGCGCCGTGACGGGACGCCTGCTGCCCACGGGGCGGCCCCTCGACCGCCTGCACGTGCCGGCGCTCGGCGGTTCGGTGGAGGCGAGCATCGTCGACGTTGCCAACCTGTGTGTGTTCGTCGCAGCGGCCGACGTAGGCATGACCGGCGCCGAAGGCCCCGCGAACTTCACGGCCGCGCACCTGCGGGCCCTCGTCGCGGTCAAGGATGCCGCGGCCGCCCGCCTGGGCCTGTCCGCCGACGGGCTCGTCCCGCTCCCCGTCGCCGTGGCGCCGCCGCTCGCCTATCAAACATTTGCCGGCCGGGACGTGCGTCCGGACGAGGTGGATCTGCTCGCGCGTCTGGCCGGCGGCCGGCCGCCGATGCTGCACAAGACGTTTCCGGGAACCGCGGCCACGTGCACCGCGGTCGCGGCGCGGATCGCAGGGACCGTTCCCGCAACGGCGTCCGCCCGCGCCCGGCACGATCGGGAGATCCGCATCGGCCATCCCGGCGGGGTGATGCCGGCGCGGGCCTTGGTGTCCGGCGGTCCGCCGTGGACCGTCCGCGAGGCGGGTTACTTCCGCACCGCCCGGCGTCTGATGGAGGGGCACGCGCTGGTCCGCCGCGCCGTCCTCGGCGCGTATGCGGGCGCGCGGCGATGA
- a CDS encoding acyl-CoA dehydratase activase, which yields MLVGGVDVGSTQTKAVVMDDTRLVGRAIVDTGVRLTDAAGTAFRQALATAGAAEADVACVIGTGYGRFRVEFGHAQVTEISCHARGAVYLFPGTRSVLDIGGQDTKAIRVSETGQVLDFSMNDKCSAGTGRFLGAASQALEIPLGELGPLALRAKNAVTMTTTCTVFAESEILGWLARGRKTEDVLMGVHTAIASRSLSLLRRVGIEPEVTFTGGVARNVAMVKLLADLTGVPLNVSEESHYCGAIGAALYALDRMLVGAEAGAGGGGPS from the coding sequence ATGCTGGTCGGCGGGGTGGACGTGGGATCCACCCAAACCAAAGCGGTCGTGATGGACGACACGCGGCTTGTCGGCCGCGCGATCGTCGACACCGGCGTCCGGTTGACCGACGCGGCCGGGACGGCGTTCCGCCAGGCGCTCGCGACCGCCGGGGCCGCCGAGGCGGACGTGGCGTGCGTCATCGGGACCGGCTACGGGCGGTTCCGGGTGGAATTCGGACACGCCCAGGTCACGGAGATCTCCTGCCACGCGCGCGGCGCCGTCTACCTGTTCCCCGGGACCCGCAGCGTGCTCGACATCGGCGGGCAGGACACCAAGGCGATCCGCGTCAGCGAGACCGGCCAGGTGCTGGATTTCAGCATGAACGACAAGTGCTCGGCGGGGACCGGCCGGTTTCTCGGCGCCGCGTCGCAGGCGTTGGAGATCCCCCTCGGCGAGCTCGGCCCGCTCGCGCTGCGCGCCAAGAACGCGGTGACGATGACCACGACGTGCACGGTCTTCGCGGAATCGGAGATCCTGGGCTGGCTCGCCCGGGGCCGAAAGACCGAGGACGTGCTGATGGGCGTGCACACGGCGATCGCCTCCCGCAGCCTGTCGTTGCTGCGGCGCGTGGGGATCGAGCCCGAGGTCACCTTCACGGGCGGCGTAGCCCGGAACGTCGCGATGGTGAAGCTGCTCGCGGATCTGACCGGCGTGCCGCTCAACGTCAGCGAGGAGTCACACTATTGCGGGGCGATCGGCGCGGCGCTGTACGCGCTCGACCGGATGCTGGTGGGCGCGGAAGCCGGCGCCGGGGGAGGCGGACCGTCATGA
- a CDS encoding 2-hydroxyacyl-CoA dehydratase family protein: MASGHSVDAILEDCRALVEDPEFPAVHRWLEANPGGKVLGHFQVYFPEEIPHAAGMLPVKILGAGSAVQIRKADARIAAFVCSIIRSSLELALTGRLDFLSVFVTPPICDAARNACGVWVRNLPKVNCQMLYLPQNVTSPHAAAYLRDEYRRIAHVIEETTGRPIMEAALCRSIALFNENRRLLRELYRVKRETPWLLSAVEAYTLVRAGGVMPREEHNVLLRQVLELVPQRPGKRQDKIRVVFEGGYCEQPPADLLAVIQDACYIVDDDLLIGLRWLTEDVPTDGDPLANLARAYLDGSSYSPVQHDPRKPKPEMLLRRIREATAEAAIVAAPKMCEPGLEEQVNHIRALEKAGIPHLVMEFEEKMTVFEQMRMEVETFAESLLLDFA; this comes from the coding sequence ATGGCCTCGGGGCACAGTGTGGACGCCATCCTCGAGGACTGCCGGGCCCTGGTGGAGGATCCGGAGTTCCCCGCGGTCCACCGGTGGCTCGAGGCCAATCCAGGGGGCAAAGTCCTCGGCCACTTCCAGGTGTACTTCCCCGAGGAGATCCCGCACGCCGCCGGCATGCTGCCGGTCAAGATTCTTGGGGCGGGCAGCGCGGTGCAGATCCGCAAAGCCGACGCGCGGATCGCCGCGTTCGTGTGCTCCATCATCCGCAGCTCCCTCGAACTGGCTCTCACCGGCCGGCTGGACTTTCTCTCGGTGTTCGTCACGCCGCCGATCTGCGACGCGGCACGCAACGCCTGCGGCGTGTGGGTGCGCAACCTGCCGAAGGTCAACTGCCAGATGCTCTACCTGCCGCAGAACGTCACCTCGCCGCACGCTGCAGCCTACCTGCGGGACGAGTACCGCCGGATCGCCCACGTGATCGAGGAGACCACGGGGCGGCCGATCATGGAGGCCGCCTTGTGCCGGAGTATCGCGCTGTTCAACGAGAACCGGCGGCTCCTCCGCGAGCTGTACCGCGTCAAGCGGGAGACGCCGTGGCTGCTGTCCGCGGTGGAGGCGTACACGCTCGTGCGCGCGGGCGGGGTCATGCCGCGCGAAGAGCACAACGTCCTGCTCCGCCAAGTGCTCGAGTTGGTGCCCCAGCGGCCGGGCAAGCGGCAGGACAAGATTCGCGTCGTCTTCGAGGGCGGCTACTGCGAGCAGCCTCCCGCCGACCTGCTCGCGGTGATCCAGGACGCCTGTTACATCGTGGACGACGATCTGCTGATCGGGCTGCGCTGGCTGACCGAGGACGTCCCGACCGACGGCGACCCGCTCGCGAACCTCGCCCGCGCGTACCTCGACGGATCGAGCTACAGCCCCGTGCAGCACGATCCGCGCAAACCCAAACCGGAGATGCTGCTCCGGCGCATCCGGGAGGCCACTGCCGAGGCCGCGATCGTCGCCGCGCCCAAGATGTGCGAGCCGGGGCTGGAGGAGCAGGTCAACCACATCCGCGCGCTCGAGAAGGCGGGGATCCCGCACCTCGTGATGGAGTTCGAAGAGAAGATGACCGTTTTCGAGCAGATGCGGATGGAAGTCGAGACGTTCGCCGAGTCGCTATTGCTCGACTTCGCATGA
- a CDS encoding enoyl-CoA hydratase-related protein, which produces MGEAVLFDRQETIGVLTLNRPEALNALTAAMLDRIGEVLADVATGGEVRALILAAAGEKAFCVGADLKARSQEYQHDGAGRDLLAEGVRRVFGQIEALPLPVIAALHGYVLGGGLELALACDLRVAAEGARFGFPEAKVGSMPGAGGTQRLTRAIGAARAKELMFTGEHIDAAEAYRIGLVNRLVPRDGLLEGARALARTIASRAPLSIAAIKTAVHVCHDVSLEAGLAFERTAHAVLRGSRDRREGIQAFVEKREPHFAGR; this is translated from the coding sequence GTGGGCGAAGCCGTGCTGTTTGACCGGCAGGAGACGATCGGCGTGTTGACGCTCAACCGGCCCGAAGCGCTGAACGCGTTGACGGCCGCGATGCTGGATCGGATCGGTGAGGTGCTGGCAGACGTTGCGACCGGCGGCGAGGTGCGGGCGCTGATCCTCGCCGCCGCGGGTGAGAAGGCGTTCTGCGTCGGCGCCGACCTGAAGGCGCGGTCGCAGGAATACCAGCACGACGGCGCCGGCCGCGATCTGCTCGCCGAAGGTGTGCGACGGGTGTTCGGCCAGATCGAGGCGCTCCCGCTGCCGGTGATCGCCGCCCTCCATGGCTACGTACTGGGGGGCGGATTGGAGCTCGCGTTGGCGTGCGACCTGCGGGTGGCGGCGGAGGGGGCCCGGTTCGGGTTCCCGGAGGCCAAAGTCGGCAGCATGCCCGGCGCCGGCGGCACCCAGCGGCTGACGCGCGCGATCGGCGCGGCCCGGGCCAAAGAACTGATGTTCACGGGCGAGCACATCGACGCCGCCGAGGCCTACCGCATCGGCCTCGTCAACCGGCTCGTCCCGCGCGACGGGCTGCTGGAAGGCGCCCGGGCGCTGGCGCGCACCATTGCGTCGCGGGCGCCGCTGTCGATCGCCGCCATCAAGACGGCGGTGCACGTGTGCCACGACGTCAGCCTCGAGGCCGGACTCGCGTTCGAACGCACGGCGCACGCGGTGCTGCGCGGCAGCCGGGACCGCCGTGAGGGCATTCAGGCGTTCGTGGAAAAACGCGAGCCGCATTTCGCCGGGCGATAG